The Apis mellifera strain DH4 linkage group LG8, Amel_HAv3.1, whole genome shotgun sequence genome contains a region encoding:
- the LOC551904 gene encoding glycerol-3-phosphate dehydrogenase, mitochondrial isoform X3, with amino-acid sequence MASLKLLVGGASAIGASALTSYLLMSDNTVHADVCNPRPLKRPLPTREEQVKTLKNTSEYDVLIIGGGATGAGCALDACTRGLKTALIEGDDFSSGTSSRSTKLIHGGVRYLQKAIMHVDVEQYKMVKEALQERASMLHSAPHLAHPLPIMLPVYTWWQIPYFWVGIKMYDFVAGRKTVKSSYFLSKRNALELFPMLKGDKLTGAIVYYDGQQDDARMNLAIALTASRHGATVVNHVKVVNLLKGLDKDGNRVLTGARVKDELTGEQWDVKAKAIINATGPFTDHIRKMDDQNVKEICSPSSGAHIVLPGYYSPDQMGLLDPETSDGRVIFFLPWQKQTIAGTTDLPCEITHNPRPTEDEIMFILREVKNYLNPDVEVRRGDVLSAWSGIRPLVSDPNKPDTQSLARNHIVHVSPTKLITIAGGKWTTYRAMAEETIDAAIKACDLKPERPCQTNGLLLEGAHGWSPTMYIRLVQDFGLECEVAQHLAKSYGDRAFAVAKMASLTGKRWPIIGKKLHPEFPYIDAEIRYGVREYARTAIDMIARRLRLAFLNVQAAQEALPGIIDIMAEELHWSPEEKNRQTKEASEFLANEMGQMVNRASRDKIPINLTKEEIQLYIKRFGIIDKDNKGYVSINDIRRGLKVLGIKLNEDEIHTLLNEIDLNYNGQMELQDYLQLFGDKEVPGEELHEILREIDTNMNGQVELDEYLQMMSAIKSGHVAYSRFARMAEMEEAQHEKEILKKQISVERSGGGL; translated from the exons ATGGCATCGCTGAAACTATTAGTGGGTGGTGCAAGTGCCATCGGTGCTAGTGCTCTTACTTCTTATCTATTAATGTCCGATAATACA GTACATGCGGATGTATGCAATCCACGGCCATTAAAGAGGCCTTTACCAACTAGAGAAGAACAAGTGAAAACATTGAAGAATACTAGCGAATATGATGTTCTTATTATAGGTGGTGGTGCAACAGGAGCTGGATGTGCATTAGATGCCTGTACACgag GTTTGAAAACAGCTTTAATTGAAGGAGATGATTTTTCTTCTGGCACATCTTCTAGGAGTACAAAACTTATTCATGGAGGCGTCCGTTACTTACAAAAAGCTATAATGCATGTTGATGTCGAACAATATAAAATGGTTAAAGAAGCATTACAAGAACGAGCGTCTATGTTACATAGCGCGCCTCATTTAGCTCATCCTTTGCCTATTATGTTGCCCGTATATAc atGGTGGCAAATTCCCTATTTCTGGGTtggtataaaaatgtatgattTTGTTGCTGGAAGAAAAACAGTAAAATCGTCATATTTTCTCAGCAAAAGGAATGCATTAGAATTATTTCCCATGTTGAAAGGAGACAAACTTACAGGAGCTATTGTTTATTATGAtg GTCAACAAGATGATGCCAGAATGAATTTAGCAATTGCGCTAACAGCCTCGCGGCATGGTGCCACAGTTGTAAATCATGTTAAAGttgttaatcttttaaaaggtCTTGATAAg gatGGTAATCGAGTCCTTACTGGTGCACGTGTGAAAGACGAACTTACGGGTGAACAATGGGATGTGAAAGCAAAGGCAATAATAAACGCAACAGGTCCATTCACGGATCATATTAGAAAAATGGATGACCAAAAtgttaaagaaatttgttcTCCTTCTTCTGGTGCTCACATTGTTCTTCCAGGTTACTATAG tcCTGATCAAATGGGTTTATTGGATCCAGAAACAAGCGATGGtcgagtaatttttttcttaccatGGCAAAAACAAACAATTGCAGGAACAACTGATTTACCTTGCGAAATAACACACAATCCTCGACCAACTGAAGATGAAATTATGTTCATTTTACGTGAAGTAAAAAACTATCTCAATCCGGATGTTGAAGTTCGGCGGGGAGATGTATTATCTGCTTGGAGTGGAATTAGACCTCTCGTTTCTGATCCAAACAAACCGGATACTCAATCTCTTGCCAGAAATCATATTGTACATGTTAGTCCTACGAAACTTATCACAATAGCTGGAGGAAAATGGACAACATATAGAGCGATGGCAGAGGAAACTATCGATGCAGCTATTAAAg cTTGCGATTTAAAACCTGAAAGACCCTGTCAAACAAATGGTTTACTTCTTGAGGGAGCTCATGGTTGGAGTCCAACAATGTATATTAGACTAGTTCAAGATTTTGGTTTAGAGTGTGAAGTTGCACAACATCTAGCTAAGAGTTATGGAGATCGTGCATTTGCTGTAGCAAAAATGGCTTCTCTTACTGGTAAAAGATGGCCAATTATAGGCAAAAAACTTCATCCTGAATTTCCATATATCGATGCAGAA atTCGATATGGAGTTCGTGAATATGCGAGAACAGCAATCGATATGATCGCAAGACGATTGAGATTAGCCTTTTTGAATGTTCAAGCAGCACAAGAAGCTCTTCCAGGCATTATCGATATCATGGCAGAAGAATTACACTGGTCgccagaagaaaaaaacaggCAAACAAAAGAAGCCAGTGAATTCCTTGCTAATGAAATGGGACAAATGGTCAATCGTGCATCTCGTGATAAAATTCCTATTAATCtcacaaaagaagaaattcagtTATATATTAAGCGTTTCGGAATCATCGATAAAGACAACAAAGGCTACGTttctattaatgatattagaCGAGGACTTAAg GTACTTGgcataaaattgaatgaagaTGAGATACATACTTTGCTCAATGAAATTGATCTCAATTACAATGGGCAAATGGAGTTACAAGACTATCTACAG CTGTTCGGTGACAAAGAAGTACCTGGTGAAGAGCTTCATGAAATATTGCGCGAAATCGACACTAATATGAATGGTCAGGTCGAATTGGACGAATATCTTCAG aTGATGTCGGCCATAAAATCTGGACATGTAGCATATTCACGTTTTGCAAGAATGGCAGAGATGGAAGAGGCACAAcacgagaaagaaatattgaaaaaacagATTAGTGTAGAAAGATCAGGCGgtggattataa
- the LOC551904 gene encoding glycerol-3-phosphate dehydrogenase, mitochondrial isoform X2, with translation MASLKLLVGGASAIGASALTSYLLMSDNTVHADVCNPRPLKRPLPTREEQVKTLKNTSEYDVLIIGGGATGAGCALDACTRGLKTALIEGDDFSSGTSSRSTKLIHGGVRYLQKAIMHVDVEQYKMVKEALQERASMLHSAPHLAHPLPIMLPVYTWWQIPYFWVGIKMYDFVAGRKTVKSSYFLSKRNALELFPMLKGDKLTGAIVYYDGQQDDARMNLAIALTASRHGATVVNHVKVVNLLKGLDKDGNRVLTGARVKDELTGEQWDVKAKAIINATGPFTDHIRKMDDQNVKEICSPSSGAHIVLPGYYSPDQMGLLDPETSDGRVIFFLPWQKQTIAGTTDLPCEITHNPRPTEDEIMFILREVKNYLNPDVEVRRGDVLSAWSGIRPLVSDPNKPDTQSLARNHIVHVSPTKLITIAGGKWTTYRAMAEETIDAAIKACDLKPERPCQTNGLLLEGAHGWSPTMYIRLVQDFGLECEVAQHLAKSYGDRAFAVAKMASLTGKRWPIIGKKLHPEFPYIDAEIRYGVREYARTAIDMIARRLRLAFLNVQAAQEALPGIIDIMAEELHWSPEEKNRQTKEASEFLANEMGQMVNRASRDKIPINLTKEEIQLYIKRFGIIDKDNKGYVSINDIRRGLKVLGIKLNEDEIHTLLNEIDLNYNGQMELQDYLQMMSAIKSGHVAYSRFARMAEMEEAQHEKEILKKQISVERSGGGL, from the exons ATGGCATCGCTGAAACTATTAGTGGGTGGTGCAAGTGCCATCGGTGCTAGTGCTCTTACTTCTTATCTATTAATGTCCGATAATACA GTACATGCGGATGTATGCAATCCACGGCCATTAAAGAGGCCTTTACCAACTAGAGAAGAACAAGTGAAAACATTGAAGAATACTAGCGAATATGATGTTCTTATTATAGGTGGTGGTGCAACAGGAGCTGGATGTGCATTAGATGCCTGTACACgag GTTTGAAAACAGCTTTAATTGAAGGAGATGATTTTTCTTCTGGCACATCTTCTAGGAGTACAAAACTTATTCATGGAGGCGTCCGTTACTTACAAAAAGCTATAATGCATGTTGATGTCGAACAATATAAAATGGTTAAAGAAGCATTACAAGAACGAGCGTCTATGTTACATAGCGCGCCTCATTTAGCTCATCCTTTGCCTATTATGTTGCCCGTATATAc atGGTGGCAAATTCCCTATTTCTGGGTtggtataaaaatgtatgattTTGTTGCTGGAAGAAAAACAGTAAAATCGTCATATTTTCTCAGCAAAAGGAATGCATTAGAATTATTTCCCATGTTGAAAGGAGACAAACTTACAGGAGCTATTGTTTATTATGAtg GTCAACAAGATGATGCCAGAATGAATTTAGCAATTGCGCTAACAGCCTCGCGGCATGGTGCCACAGTTGTAAATCATGTTAAAGttgttaatcttttaaaaggtCTTGATAAg gatGGTAATCGAGTCCTTACTGGTGCACGTGTGAAAGACGAACTTACGGGTGAACAATGGGATGTGAAAGCAAAGGCAATAATAAACGCAACAGGTCCATTCACGGATCATATTAGAAAAATGGATGACCAAAAtgttaaagaaatttgttcTCCTTCTTCTGGTGCTCACATTGTTCTTCCAGGTTACTATAG tcCTGATCAAATGGGTTTATTGGATCCAGAAACAAGCGATGGtcgagtaatttttttcttaccatGGCAAAAACAAACAATTGCAGGAACAACTGATTTACCTTGCGAAATAACACACAATCCTCGACCAACTGAAGATGAAATTATGTTCATTTTACGTGAAGTAAAAAACTATCTCAATCCGGATGTTGAAGTTCGGCGGGGAGATGTATTATCTGCTTGGAGTGGAATTAGACCTCTCGTTTCTGATCCAAACAAACCGGATACTCAATCTCTTGCCAGAAATCATATTGTACATGTTAGTCCTACGAAACTTATCACAATAGCTGGAGGAAAATGGACAACATATAGAGCGATGGCAGAGGAAACTATCGATGCAGCTATTAAAg cTTGCGATTTAAAACCTGAAAGACCCTGTCAAACAAATGGTTTACTTCTTGAGGGAGCTCATGGTTGGAGTCCAACAATGTATATTAGACTAGTTCAAGATTTTGGTTTAGAGTGTGAAGTTGCACAACATCTAGCTAAGAGTTATGGAGATCGTGCATTTGCTGTAGCAAAAATGGCTTCTCTTACTGGTAAAAGATGGCCAATTATAGGCAAAAAACTTCATCCTGAATTTCCATATATCGATGCAGAA atTCGATATGGAGTTCGTGAATATGCGAGAACAGCAATCGATATGATCGCAAGACGATTGAGATTAGCCTTTTTGAATGTTCAAGCAGCACAAGAAGCTCTTCCAGGCATTATCGATATCATGGCAGAAGAATTACACTGGTCgccagaagaaaaaaacaggCAAACAAAAGAAGCCAGTGAATTCCTTGCTAATGAAATGGGACAAATGGTCAATCGTGCATCTCGTGATAAAATTCCTATTAATCtcacaaaagaagaaattcagtTATATATTAAGCGTTTCGGAATCATCGATAAAGACAACAAAGGCTACGTttctattaatgatattagaCGAGGACTTAAg GTACTTGgcataaaattgaatgaagaTGAGATACATACTTTGCTCAATGAAATTGATCTCAATTACAATGGGCAAATGGAGTTACAAGACTATCTACAG aTGATGTCGGCCATAAAATCTGGACATGTAGCATATTCACGTTTTGCAAGAATGGCAGAGATGGAAGAGGCACAAcacgagaaagaaatattgaaaaaacagATTAGTGTAGAAAGATCAGGCGgtggattataa
- the LOC551904 gene encoding glycerol-3-phosphate dehydrogenase, mitochondrial isoform X1, giving the protein MASLKLLVGGASAIGASALTSYLLMSDNTVHADVCNPRPLKRPLPTREEQVKTLKNTSEYDVLIIGGGATGAGCALDACTRGLKTALIEGDDFSSGTSSRSTKLIHGGVRYLQKAIMHVDVEQYKMVKEALQERASMLHSAPHLAHPLPIMLPVYTWWQIPYFWVGIKMYDFVAGRKTVKSSYFLSKRNALELFPMLKGDKLTGAIVYYDGQQDDARMNLAIALTASRHGATVVNHVKVVNLLKGLDKDGNRVLTGARVKDELTGEQWDVKAKAIINATGPFTDHIRKMDDQNVKEICSPSSGAHIVLPGYYSPDQMGLLDPETSDGRVIFFLPWQKQTIAGTTDLPCEITHNPRPTEDEIMFILREVKNYLNPDVEVRRGDVLSAWSGIRPLVSDPNKPDTQSLARNHIVHVSPTKLITIAGGKWTTYRAMAEETIDAAIKACDLKPERPCQTNGLLLEGAHGWSPTMYIRLVQDFGLECEVAQHLAKSYGDRAFAVAKMASLTGKRWPIIGKKLHPEFPYIDAEIRYGVREYARTAIDMIARRLRLAFLNVQAAQEALPGIIDIMAEELHWSPEEKNRQTKEASEFLANEMGQMVNRASRDKIPINLTKEEIQLYIKRFGIIDKDNKGYVSINDIRRGLKLFGDKEVPGEELHEILREIDTNMNGQVELDEYLQMMSAIKSGHVAYSRFARMAEMEEAQHEKEILKKQISVERSGGGL; this is encoded by the exons ATGGCATCGCTGAAACTATTAGTGGGTGGTGCAAGTGCCATCGGTGCTAGTGCTCTTACTTCTTATCTATTAATGTCCGATAATACA GTACATGCGGATGTATGCAATCCACGGCCATTAAAGAGGCCTTTACCAACTAGAGAAGAACAAGTGAAAACATTGAAGAATACTAGCGAATATGATGTTCTTATTATAGGTGGTGGTGCAACAGGAGCTGGATGTGCATTAGATGCCTGTACACgag GTTTGAAAACAGCTTTAATTGAAGGAGATGATTTTTCTTCTGGCACATCTTCTAGGAGTACAAAACTTATTCATGGAGGCGTCCGTTACTTACAAAAAGCTATAATGCATGTTGATGTCGAACAATATAAAATGGTTAAAGAAGCATTACAAGAACGAGCGTCTATGTTACATAGCGCGCCTCATTTAGCTCATCCTTTGCCTATTATGTTGCCCGTATATAc atGGTGGCAAATTCCCTATTTCTGGGTtggtataaaaatgtatgattTTGTTGCTGGAAGAAAAACAGTAAAATCGTCATATTTTCTCAGCAAAAGGAATGCATTAGAATTATTTCCCATGTTGAAAGGAGACAAACTTACAGGAGCTATTGTTTATTATGAtg GTCAACAAGATGATGCCAGAATGAATTTAGCAATTGCGCTAACAGCCTCGCGGCATGGTGCCACAGTTGTAAATCATGTTAAAGttgttaatcttttaaaaggtCTTGATAAg gatGGTAATCGAGTCCTTACTGGTGCACGTGTGAAAGACGAACTTACGGGTGAACAATGGGATGTGAAAGCAAAGGCAATAATAAACGCAACAGGTCCATTCACGGATCATATTAGAAAAATGGATGACCAAAAtgttaaagaaatttgttcTCCTTCTTCTGGTGCTCACATTGTTCTTCCAGGTTACTATAG tcCTGATCAAATGGGTTTATTGGATCCAGAAACAAGCGATGGtcgagtaatttttttcttaccatGGCAAAAACAAACAATTGCAGGAACAACTGATTTACCTTGCGAAATAACACACAATCCTCGACCAACTGAAGATGAAATTATGTTCATTTTACGTGAAGTAAAAAACTATCTCAATCCGGATGTTGAAGTTCGGCGGGGAGATGTATTATCTGCTTGGAGTGGAATTAGACCTCTCGTTTCTGATCCAAACAAACCGGATACTCAATCTCTTGCCAGAAATCATATTGTACATGTTAGTCCTACGAAACTTATCACAATAGCTGGAGGAAAATGGACAACATATAGAGCGATGGCAGAGGAAACTATCGATGCAGCTATTAAAg cTTGCGATTTAAAACCTGAAAGACCCTGTCAAACAAATGGTTTACTTCTTGAGGGAGCTCATGGTTGGAGTCCAACAATGTATATTAGACTAGTTCAAGATTTTGGTTTAGAGTGTGAAGTTGCACAACATCTAGCTAAGAGTTATGGAGATCGTGCATTTGCTGTAGCAAAAATGGCTTCTCTTACTGGTAAAAGATGGCCAATTATAGGCAAAAAACTTCATCCTGAATTTCCATATATCGATGCAGAA atTCGATATGGAGTTCGTGAATATGCGAGAACAGCAATCGATATGATCGCAAGACGATTGAGATTAGCCTTTTTGAATGTTCAAGCAGCACAAGAAGCTCTTCCAGGCATTATCGATATCATGGCAGAAGAATTACACTGGTCgccagaagaaaaaaacaggCAAACAAAAGAAGCCAGTGAATTCCTTGCTAATGAAATGGGACAAATGGTCAATCGTGCATCTCGTGATAAAATTCCTATTAATCtcacaaaagaagaaattcagtTATATATTAAGCGTTTCGGAATCATCGATAAAGACAACAAAGGCTACGTttctattaatgatattagaCGAGGACTTAAg CTGTTCGGTGACAAAGAAGTACCTGGTGAAGAGCTTCATGAAATATTGCGCGAAATCGACACTAATATGAATGGTCAGGTCGAATTGGACGAATATCTTCAG aTGATGTCGGCCATAAAATCTGGACATGTAGCATATTCACGTTTTGCAAGAATGGCAGAGATGGAAGAGGCACAAcacgagaaagaaatattgaaaaaacagATTAGTGTAGAAAGATCAGGCGgtggattataa